In [Leptolyngbya] sp. PCC 7376, a genomic segment contains:
- a CDS encoding IS982 family transposase, producing the protein MSSLEALFCHVDDFCQIFEPLWHEALLSSGKKYRHRQRSLSLSEVMTILIAFHQSHYRNFKHFYLIKVKCDWQQEFPLAVSYQRFVTWIPSSLIPLCTYLRRCFGQCTGISFIDATSIKVCHNRRISQHRVFGGHAARGKTSVGWFFGFKLHLVINERGELLNVQVTPGNTDDRKPVVELLQCLWGKVFADKGYVSQSLTQHLQEEHEVLLIAKPRRNMKNHLMVYQDKLLARKRALIETVIDQLKNISQIEHSRHRSPANFCVNLLCGLIAYCHQPKKPSLQLD; encoded by the coding sequence ATGTCTAGTCTAGAGGCTCTGTTTTGCCATGTTGATGATTTCTGTCAAATCTTTGAACCCTTATGGCATGAAGCGTTACTCAGCTCTGGCAAAAAGTACCGTCACCGTCAGAGAAGCCTCAGTCTGAGTGAGGTGATGACTATTCTCATTGCTTTCCATCAATCTCACTATCGAAATTTCAAGCATTTCTATCTCATCAAGGTGAAATGCGATTGGCAACAAGAGTTTCCTCTAGCTGTGAGCTATCAACGCTTTGTGACATGGATACCATCGAGCTTGATTCCTCTCTGTACATATCTGCGACGATGCTTCGGACAATGCACTGGCATTAGCTTCATTGATGCCACCAGCATCAAGGTTTGCCATAATCGCCGTATATCTCAACACCGTGTTTTTGGAGGTCATGCGGCAAGGGGCAAGACTTCGGTGGGATGGTTCTTTGGCTTCAAGCTGCACCTGGTCATCAATGAGCGAGGAGAATTACTCAACGTCCAAGTGACGCCCGGGAATACTGATGACCGCAAACCTGTAGTGGAGTTATTGCAATGTTTATGGGGCAAAGTCTTTGCCGATAAAGGCTATGTCTCACAATCTTTAACCCAGCATCTTCAAGAGGAACATGAGGTTCTCCTAATAGCTAAACCTCGTCGAAATATGAAGAATCATTTGATGGTTTATCAAGATAAACTTCTTGCTCGTAAGCGGGCTTTGATTGAGACAGTCATTGACCAACTGAAGAACATCTCACAAATTGAACATTCCCGACATCGTAGTCCCGCAAACTTTTGTGTGAACTTGCTGTGTGGGCTGATTGCTTACTGCCATCAACCCAAAAAACCTTCTTTACAGCTTGATTAG
- a CDS encoding GUN4 domain-containing protein, whose translation MEATSDLLQDFSALTAKKQLAEIPALVNQGELGFKCLRDYLLSQQDQDPTPVMGRIVQVLNQHQTSENLLFLQQECPEGVVELTSTKGVNYQEIQDKLIEEDFLEADLLTVRKMWELAGASAVKRKWLYFTEVERFPVQDLYMIDLLWRVYSGGKFGFSVQRKIWLSLGKNFNSLWDKIAWRNGRTFARYPSAFTWNLDAPQGHLPTTNQLRGTKVILALFQHPAWQKKD comes from the coding sequence ATGGAGGCAACTAGCGATTTACTGCAAGATTTTTCTGCATTGACTGCTAAAAAGCAGCTTGCTGAAATTCCTGCGCTAGTTAATCAAGGTGAGCTTGGCTTTAAGTGTTTGCGGGACTATCTACTCTCCCAACAAGATCAAGATCCAACCCCAGTGATGGGACGAATCGTGCAGGTTCTCAATCAGCACCAGACTTCTGAGAATTTACTTTTTCTCCAGCAAGAATGTCCCGAAGGGGTTGTTGAACTGACATCGACGAAGGGAGTGAACTACCAAGAAATTCAGGATAAGTTAATCGAAGAGGATTTTCTTGAAGCTGATTTACTTACTGTCCGCAAAATGTGGGAATTGGCAGGGGCATCTGCAGTAAAGCGAAAATGGCTTTATTTCACTGAAGTTGAACGTTTCCCTGTCCAGGATCTCTATATGATCGATCTGTTGTGGCGTGTATATTCTGGTGGGAAATTCGGTTTCTCAGTACAGCGTAAAATTTGGCTTTCTCTAGGCAAAAATTTCAATTCGCTCTGGGATAAGATTGCTTGGCGTAATGGCCGAACATTTGCAAGATACCCTAGTGCCTTTACTTGGAATTTAGACGCTCCGCAGGGTCATCTACCCACAACAAACCAACTCCGAGGCACAAAGGTTATTTTGGCTTTATTTCAACACCCAGCTTGGCAAAAGAAAGATTAA
- a CDS encoding DNA-directed RNA polymerase subunit gamma, translated as MKHQQEQHFDYVKIGIASPERVRQWGERTLPNGQTVGEVTKPETINYRTLKPEMDGLFCERIFGPAKDWECHCGKYKRVRHRGIVCERCGVEVTESRVRRHRMGYIKLAAAVTHVWYLKGIPSYLSILLDMALRDVEQVVYFNAYVVLDPGNATNLNYKQLLTEDQWLEIEEQLYSEDSQLEDVEVGIGAEAVERLLQELELEETAEELREAIAGSKGQKRAKLIKRLRVIDNFIATGARPEWMVLNSIPVIPPDLRPMVQLDGGRFATSDLNDLYRRVINRNNRLARLQEILAPEIIVRNEKRMLQEAVDALIDNGRRGRTVVGANNRPLKSLSDIIEGKQGRFRQNLLGKRVDYSGRSVIVVGPKLKIYQCGLPREMAIELFQPFVIHRLIKSGMVNNIKAAKKLIQRGDESVWDVLAEVISGHPVMLNRAPTLHRLGIQAFEPILVEGRAIQLHPLVCPAFNADFDGDQMAVHVPLSLEAQAEARLLMLACHNILSPATGKPIVAPSQDMVLGCYYLTADNPGAQRGAGRYFGNMEDAVRAYELGDVDLHAYIWLRYLGDVDTNEADNEVLESETSEDGSVLKVYRERKVRESADGELLSQYIKTTPGRIIYNKTIQDALGLNPNSNLETVVI; from the coding sequence ATGAAACATCAACAAGAACAACATTTCGATTACGTCAAAATTGGTATCGCTTCCCCTGAGCGAGTACGGCAGTGGGGTGAGCGTACATTGCCTAATGGTCAAACTGTGGGCGAAGTGACCAAGCCAGAGACGATTAATTACCGGACGTTAAAGCCGGAAATGGATGGTCTTTTCTGTGAGCGCATTTTTGGTCCTGCGAAAGATTGGGAATGCCATTGTGGTAAATACAAACGTGTACGTCACCGTGGCATTGTTTGTGAACGTTGTGGTGTGGAGGTTACAGAATCTCGAGTGCGTCGTCACCGCATGGGCTATATCAAGCTTGCAGCCGCTGTTACTCATGTTTGGTATCTCAAGGGTATTCCGAGCTATCTGAGTATTTTGCTTGATATGGCGCTCCGCGACGTTGAGCAAGTTGTTTATTTCAATGCATATGTTGTTCTAGATCCTGGTAATGCAACTAACCTAAACTACAAGCAGCTCCTCACAGAGGATCAATGGCTTGAAATTGAAGAACAGCTTTATAGCGAAGATTCCCAACTCGAAGATGTTGAAGTGGGCATTGGTGCTGAAGCCGTGGAGCGCTTACTACAGGAGCTAGAGCTCGAAGAAACGGCCGAGGAACTCAGAGAGGCGATCGCCGGATCTAAAGGACAAAAACGCGCCAAGCTCATTAAGCGTTTGCGGGTTATCGATAATTTCATCGCAACAGGAGCCCGTCCAGAATGGATGGTATTAAATAGCATCCCAGTTATTCCGCCTGATTTGCGTCCAATGGTGCAACTAGACGGTGGACGTTTTGCGACTTCCGACCTGAATGATTTATACCGTCGCGTGATTAACCGGAATAATCGCTTGGCTCGTCTCCAAGAAATTTTGGCGCCAGAAATCATTGTCCGTAACGAAAAACGGATGCTTCAAGAAGCAGTAGATGCACTCATTGATAATGGTCGTCGTGGACGTACCGTTGTTGGAGCAAATAACCGTCCCCTCAAATCCCTCTCGGACATTATTGAAGGTAAACAAGGTCGTTTCCGGCAAAACCTACTAGGTAAGCGTGTTGACTACTCTGGCCGTTCCGTAATCGTTGTGGGTCCCAAACTGAAGATTTATCAGTGTGGTCTGCCTCGTGAGATGGCAATTGAGTTATTCCAACCCTTTGTCATTCACCGCCTCATCAAGAGTGGCATGGTGAATAACATCAAAGCTGCGAAAAAATTAATTCAGCGTGGTGATGAGAGCGTTTGGGATGTATTGGCTGAAGTGATCAGCGGTCACCCTGTCATGCTTAACCGTGCTCCGACACTCCACCGTCTTGGTATTCAAGCTTTTGAACCAATTCTTGTAGAAGGTCGTGCGATTCAGTTACACCCACTCGTTTGTCCGGCGTTTAACGCTGACTTTGATGGTGACCAAATGGCTGTTCACGTGCCTTTATCCCTAGAGGCTCAGGCTGAAGCACGTTTATTGATGCTGGCTTGTCATAACATCTTGTCCCCTGCAACAGGTAAGCCGATTGTGGCACCTTCCCAGGATATGGTTTTGGGGTGTTATTACCTCACAGCCGATAATCCTGGTGCTCAAAGAGGAGCAGGTCGATATTTTGGCAACATGGAAGATGCTGTTCGAGCTTATGAACTCGGTGATGTTGACCTTCATGCGTATATCTGGTTGCGTTATCTCGGTGATGTGGATACCAACGAAGCCGATAACGAAGTGCTTGAAAGTGAAACCAGTGAAGACGGTTCAGTTTTGAAAGTTTATCGAGAGCGTAAGGTCAGAGAGTCTGCTGATGGTGAGCTACTAAGCCAATACATTAAGACCACACCTGGACGAATTATTTATAACAAAACAATTCAAGATGCCCTTGGTCTGAACCCCAATTCTAATTTAGAGACTGTTGTCATCTAA
- a CDS encoding response regulator transcription factor produces MKRVLVVDDDPILRKILQNFLAQCGYQVEVAVSGDMALQIWEKYQPDVIVSDVNMPSMNGLEFCQRLRATPSGQLVPFIFLSGQDELEDRLKGHSSGGDDYLTKPFEMQELLAKIERQLERTQQIHAEILRLVNSVNITEAKPEPEPDPLPLTPAEIRVFWEVVQGLTNKQISENLFISPRTVQTHLSNILGKLQLDNRAQLVRFAYENGYRAPTKSEDEE; encoded by the coding sequence ATGAAACGAGTTTTGGTCGTAGATGACGACCCTATCCTACGCAAAATATTGCAAAATTTTCTGGCCCAATGTGGGTATCAGGTTGAAGTAGCAGTCTCTGGGGATATGGCTCTCCAAATTTGGGAAAAATACCAACCAGATGTGATCGTTTCAGATGTAAATATGCCCTCAATGAATGGGCTAGAGTTTTGCCAGCGCCTACGGGCTACACCATCTGGCCAGCTCGTTCCCTTCATTTTTCTTTCCGGTCAAGATGAACTTGAAGATCGTCTCAAAGGTCATTCCTCTGGTGGCGATGATTATTTAACGAAACCTTTTGAGATGCAGGAGTTGCTCGCAAAAATTGAGCGGCAGCTAGAACGTACTCAGCAAATCCATGCAGAAATTCTGCGTCTCGTAAATTCGGTCAATATAACAGAAGCGAAGCCAGAACCAGAACCAGATCCATTACCTCTAACTCCCGCCGAAATCCGTGTTTTTTGGGAAGTGGTTCAAGGCCTCACAAATAAACAGATTAGCGAAAATTTATTTATTAGCCCCCGTACAGTACAAACTCATTTAAGTAATATCCTAGGTAAATTACAACTTGATAATCGTGCTCAATTAGTGCGTTTCGCCTATGAAAATGGCTATCGAGCACCAACAAAATCAGAAGATGAAGAATGA
- a CDS encoding adenylyltransferase/cytidyltransferase family protein — MKNDQEMDQVYSLAELKQAIATNPEQWRPLIFTNGCFDLLHVGHTRYLAAAKALGKTLVVGLNSDHSIRQIKPQPAHLPQRPIVPEAQRAELLTALGAVDAVVVFDEPTAQEAIAALQPDIYVKGGDYTPETLPETPTVNSYGGKIELIQIEIPTSTSGIIKKILKEQ, encoded by the coding sequence ATGAAGAATGATCAGGAAATGGATCAGGTTTATAGCTTGGCTGAGCTAAAGCAGGCGATCGCCACAAATCCAGAGCAATGGCGGCCCCTCATCTTCACCAATGGCTGCTTTGATTTATTACATGTGGGACACACTCGTTATCTTGCTGCCGCCAAAGCCCTCGGAAAAACCCTAGTGGTTGGTCTCAATAGCGATCATTCTATCCGTCAGATTAAGCCACAACCCGCCCATTTGCCCCAACGTCCCATTGTCCCTGAAGCTCAGCGCGCTGAACTACTCACTGCTTTGGGTGCAGTAGATGCGGTTGTCGTTTTCGATGAGCCAACAGCTCAAGAGGCGATCGCAGCCTTACAGCCCGACATTTACGTCAAAGGGGGCGACTACACCCCTGAGACTCTTCCCGAAACACCAACTGTAAATAGCTATGGTGGCAAAATCGAACTTATTCAAATCGAAATTCCTACATCGACCAGCGGAATCATCAAAAAGATTCTTAAAGAACAGTAA
- a CDS encoding DNA-directed RNA polymerase subunit beta' yields the protein MTKEKPAVFYNRIIDKGRLKKLMSWAYTEYGSAHCATMADELKTMGFRYATQAGVSISVNDLQVPPVKRQMLESAEQEIRTTESRYSRGEITEVERFQKVIDTWNSTSEALKEEVVKNFRDTDPLNSVYMMAFSGARGNLSQVRQLVGMRGLMADPQGEIIDLPIKTNFREGLTVTEYIISSYGARKGLVDTALRTADSGYLTRRLVDVSQDVIVREEDCGTARGLKLQAMTDGERVQIPLEDRLFGRVLNADVVDPKTGEVIATRNQDMDEDLSRKIAETVKEVEVRSPLTCEAARSVCRKCYGWSLAHGHMVDMGEAVGIIAAQSIGEPGTQLTMRTFHTGGVFTKEAAKKIRASKAGVIQFKDGLSTRRVRTSHGDEVEQVEVAGNLVIKPSDNGKMITHSLPTGSLVWAPEGSSVKKGDLLVEAASAKKTQKSTEKATKDVSSDLAGEVLFDNLVAEEKTDRQGNMTRSAQRSGLMWVLAGDVYNLPAGAEPVVENNTHVVQGDVLAETKLVSLSGGVVRLVPDSREIEIVTASVLLDEAKVLLESGGGTEQYVIETSRGDQFLLKTAPGTKVQNNTNIAELIDSRYQTQTGGILKYAGVEIAKGTKKLGYEVTKGGTLLWIPEESHEVNKDSSLRIVDNGQFIEAGTEVVKDIFSQSAGVVEVIEKNDILREVIVKPGELHLTDEAIADQYHEQLIQPGTEVIEGVTIESLSYGEKIVSTEGIALLVRPVEEYQVNDKPIEPSQGSINEKDAGRNITLHSVQRLFHKDGERVKSVDGVSLLSTQLIIEIEAIEGEDDDVLANLYADIELQEDATDSEIQRLQLVILESLILRRDSDSDPLGGQIQTRLMVEDGQELEPGAVVARTEIQCKEVGEVRGIRSGEEAIRRLLIVRDSDRHTIEINGNPKVSADELVVSGTEIAEGIFIEESAQILEVSDSAIIVRHARPYRVSGGAILHIDEGDLVQRGDNLVLLVFERAKTGDIIQGLPRIEELLEARKPKEAALLARRPGTCQVVYEEDESVDVKVIEDDGVVTDYPVNINQSVMVIDGQQVGPAEPLTDGLNNPHEILEIFFEYYAENEGIYDAALVGLRESQRFLVEQVQAVYQSQGIDISDKHIEVIVRQMTAKVRIDDGGDTIMLPGELIELRQVEQVNEAMSITGGAPARYTPVLLGITKASLNTDSFISAASFQETTRVLTEAAIEGKSDWLRGLKENVIIGRLIPAGTGFNNQDDSADDLGTNRNVATGYSNVVPDNTETGANVVSHRSYKDLDGSEILDDKTARAFASPSNNDPAIISGDELISDDTPIPSNVREKPPVINDDAMIDDNWLKGQ from the coding sequence ATGACAAAGGAAAAGCCAGCCGTTTTTTACAATCGCATTATTGATAAAGGTCGTCTCAAGAAGCTGATGTCTTGGGCCTATACCGAGTATGGTTCTGCCCATTGTGCGACGATGGCAGATGAACTAAAGACTATGGGATTTCGCTATGCGACCCAAGCCGGTGTATCGATTAGTGTGAATGATCTGCAAGTACCACCCGTTAAGCGTCAAATGCTTGAAAGCGCAGAACAGGAAATTCGGACGACTGAATCGCGTTACTCCCGAGGTGAAATCACAGAAGTTGAGCGTTTCCAAAAGGTAATTGATACTTGGAACAGTACATCTGAAGCACTGAAAGAAGAGGTTGTTAAAAACTTCCGTGATACTGACCCGTTGAACTCGGTATATATGATGGCGTTTAGTGGGGCGCGGGGTAATCTGTCTCAAGTTCGTCAACTTGTTGGTATGCGAGGTTTGATGGCAGATCCGCAAGGTGAAATTATTGACCTTCCCATTAAGACGAATTTCCGTGAAGGTTTGACGGTTACTGAGTACATTATTTCGTCTTATGGTGCGCGCAAAGGTCTTGTAGATACGGCGTTGCGTACAGCTGACTCTGGTTATTTGACCCGTCGTTTAGTCGACGTTTCACAAGATGTAATTGTCCGTGAAGAGGATTGTGGTACTGCCCGAGGTCTAAAGCTTCAGGCAATGACCGATGGTGAGAGGGTTCAGATTCCCCTTGAGGACCGACTGTTTGGTCGTGTTTTGAATGCTGATGTTGTCGATCCGAAGACTGGTGAGGTGATTGCCACTAGAAACCAGGATATGGATGAGGATCTTTCCAGGAAGATTGCTGAAACGGTTAAAGAAGTTGAAGTGCGATCGCCTTTGACTTGTGAAGCTGCCCGTTCCGTTTGCCGTAAGTGTTATGGCTGGAGTTTGGCTCACGGTCACATGGTGGATATGGGCGAAGCCGTTGGTATTATTGCTGCGCAGTCTATTGGAGAGCCCGGTACACAGCTCACAATGCGGACATTCCACACTGGTGGTGTATTTACGAAGGAAGCCGCGAAGAAAATCCGTGCTTCTAAAGCTGGTGTGATCCAATTTAAGGATGGCCTAAGCACCCGTCGTGTCCGTACAAGCCATGGTGATGAAGTAGAGCAAGTTGAAGTTGCAGGTAATCTTGTTATTAAGCCAAGCGATAACGGCAAAATGATTACCCACTCTCTACCGACAGGTTCTTTGGTTTGGGCACCGGAAGGCTCCTCGGTGAAAAAAGGTGATCTCTTGGTTGAGGCGGCTTCTGCGAAGAAAACCCAAAAATCTACTGAGAAGGCAACGAAGGACGTTTCCTCTGATCTTGCCGGGGAAGTCTTATTCGATAACTTGGTGGCAGAAGAGAAAACAGACCGCCAAGGCAATATGACTCGTTCGGCCCAAAGAAGTGGCTTAATGTGGGTGCTTGCTGGTGATGTTTATAATCTGCCTGCTGGTGCCGAACCTGTGGTCGAGAACAACACTCATGTTGTCCAAGGCGATGTTCTTGCAGAAACAAAATTGGTTTCTCTGTCTGGTGGTGTGGTGCGTTTGGTGCCTGATAGCCGCGAGATTGAAATTGTTACAGCTTCTGTCCTTCTTGATGAGGCAAAAGTGCTGCTCGAAAGTGGTGGTGGTACGGAGCAATATGTCATCGAAACGTCCCGTGGTGATCAGTTCCTCTTAAAGACTGCTCCTGGTACAAAGGTTCAAAACAATACCAATATTGCTGAGTTAATTGATAGTCGTTACCAAACTCAGACTGGCGGTATCCTCAAATATGCTGGGGTTGAAATCGCTAAGGGTACGAAGAAGCTAGGCTATGAAGTTACTAAGGGTGGCACATTACTCTGGATTCCTGAGGAAAGCCACGAAGTCAACAAGGATAGTTCTCTTCGTATTGTTGATAATGGTCAGTTTATCGAAGCTGGTACTGAAGTTGTTAAGGATATCTTCTCGCAATCCGCAGGTGTCGTTGAGGTCATTGAAAAGAATGACATTCTACGCGAAGTAATTGTGAAGCCCGGTGAATTGCATCTCACGGATGAGGCGATCGCCGATCAATACCATGAACAACTAATCCAACCAGGTACCGAAGTAATTGAAGGTGTCACAATTGAATCTCTCAGCTACGGTGAAAAAATCGTTAGCACTGAGGGGATTGCCCTCCTTGTTCGCCCTGTTGAAGAATATCAAGTTAACGATAAGCCGATTGAACCTTCCCAAGGTTCGATTAATGAAAAGGATGCTGGTCGTAACATTACACTCCATTCTGTGCAGCGCCTCTTCCATAAAGATGGTGAGCGTGTTAAATCTGTCGATGGCGTTTCCCTGCTCAGCACACAGCTCATTATTGAAATCGAAGCTATAGAGGGCGAAGACGATGATGTGCTTGCGAACCTCTACGCAGATATTGAATTACAAGAAGATGCCACTGACTCTGAGATTCAGCGATTACAACTTGTGATTCTCGAATCTCTAATTCTACGCCGCGACTCTGATAGCGATCCTTTAGGTGGTCAGATTCAAACCCGCTTAATGGTCGAAGATGGCCAGGAATTGGAGCCAGGAGCCGTTGTCGCTCGTACAGAAATTCAATGTAAGGAAGTTGGTGAAGTTCGTGGTATCCGCAGTGGTGAGGAAGCGATTCGTCGTTTGTTAATCGTTCGGGATAGCGATCGCCACACCATCGAGATTAACGGTAATCCTAAAGTCAGCGCTGATGAACTCGTTGTTTCTGGTACTGAAATTGCAGAAGGAATCTTCATTGAAGAATCAGCTCAGATTCTAGAGGTTAGTGATTCCGCAATCATCGTCCGTCATGCACGTCCTTACCGCGTATCCGGTGGTGCGATTCTGCACATTGATGAAGGTGATCTCGTGCAACGAGGTGATAACCTTGTTCTTCTCGTCTTTGAACGTGCGAAGACTGGTGACATTATTCAAGGTCTACCACGTATTGAAGAACTCCTTGAAGCACGGAAACCTAAGGAGGCTGCACTCTTGGCGCGTCGTCCTGGTACCTGCCAAGTGGTTTATGAAGAAGATGAAAGCGTTGACGTTAAAGTCATTGAAGACGATGGCGTCGTGACAGACTACCCTGTCAACATCAACCAGAGCGTGATGGTAATCGATGGTCAGCAGGTGGGACCTGCGGAACCTCTTACAGATGGTTTGAATAATCCCCATGAAATCCTTGAGATTTTCTTCGAATATTACGCAGAAAATGAAGGTATTTACGATGCTGCATTAGTTGGTTTGCGAGAATCACAGCGATTCCTCGTGGAACAAGTACAGGCCGTTTATCAATCCCAAGGCATTGATATTTCTGATAAACACATCGAAGTGATTGTCCGTCAAATGACCGCGAAAGTTCGGATTGATGATGGTGGTGACACAATTATGCTGCCTGGTGAATTGATCGAATTGCGTCAAGTTGAGCAAGTTAATGAGGCGATGTCGATTACTGGTGGTGCTCCTGCACGTTATACACCTGTATTGCTTGGTATCACGAAAGCTTCCTTGAATACTGATAGCTTTATTTCGGCGGCGTCCTTCCAAGAAACAACACGTGTGTTGACGGAAGCTGCGATCGAAGGGAAGTCTGATTGGTTACGTGGTCTAAAGGAAAATGTGATTATTGGTCGCTTGATTCCTGCTGGTACAGGCTTTAATAACCAAGATGATTCTGCGGACGATCTCGGTACTAATCGCAATGTCGCTACTGGTTATAGTAATGTCGTTCCTGACAACACAGAGACTGGTGCTAATGTTGTGTCCCATCGTTCTTATAAGGACTTGGATGGTAGTGAGATTCTTGATGATAAGACGGCTCGGGCTTTTGCTAGTCCAAGTAACAATGACCCAGCGATCATCTCGGGTGATGAGCTGATTTCCGATGACACGCCGATTCCGTCTAATGTGCGTGAAAAACCTCCCGTGATTAACGATGATGCAATGATCGATGATAATTGGCTTAAGGGACAATAA
- a CDS encoding aspartate ammonia-lyase, which translates to MTMEYRIEKDSMGDRQIPNDAYYGIQTLRATENFPISGIKPLPTYVDACVLIKKATAIANGELGCIPQDISDAIVKAADEVLKGGLREQFVVDVYQAGAGTSHHMNVNEVLSNRALEILGGEKGDYKKVSPNDHVNYGQSTNDVIPTAIRIGSLLALEHCLYPALSGAIATLDNKAEEFAHIVKSGRTHMQDAVPVRLGENFWAWAEILTAHMGRIETAAKDLTVLGLGGSATGTGLNTHPDYRFRVAEILGELIGQPLTSAPHLMAAMQSMAPFVNVSSSLRNLAQDLVKISHDLRLMDSGPKTGLKEIQLPPVQPGSSIMPGKYNPVMAEMTSMVCFQVMGYDTAIAYAAQAGQLELNVMMPLIAYDLIHSIEILGNTIKALSEKCLAGITANETNCQNFAEGSLALVTALNTHIGYLNAADVAKESLNTGKPIRQIVLDKELMDEATLAQVLDLEKMSQIPTN; encoded by the coding sequence ATGACGATGGAATACCGCATTGAAAAAGACTCGATGGGCGATCGCCAAATTCCCAACGACGCCTACTACGGCATCCAAACTTTACGGGCAACTGAGAACTTTCCGATTAGTGGTATTAAGCCTCTACCAACTTATGTTGATGCCTGCGTCCTAATCAAAAAGGCAACGGCGATCGCCAATGGAGAGCTTGGCTGTATTCCCCAAGACATTAGCGATGCCATCGTCAAAGCAGCAGATGAAGTCCTTAAGGGCGGATTACGAGAGCAATTTGTGGTGGATGTCTATCAAGCTGGTGCAGGCACATCCCATCACATGAATGTAAATGAGGTACTTTCTAATCGTGCCCTCGAAATTTTAGGTGGCGAAAAAGGTGATTATAAAAAAGTCAGCCCCAACGACCATGTAAATTACGGCCAATCTACCAATGATGTCATTCCCACAGCAATCCGAATTGGCTCTCTCTTAGCCCTTGAACATTGTCTCTACCCAGCTCTCTCTGGGGCGATCGCCACCCTTGATAATAAAGCGGAAGAATTTGCCCACATCGTCAAATCTGGCCGCACCCACATGCAAGATGCCGTGCCTGTGCGTCTCGGTGAAAACTTTTGGGCATGGGCGGAAATCCTTACGGCTCATATGGGTCGTATCGAAACCGCTGCCAAAGATTTAACAGTCTTAGGTTTAGGTGGTAGTGCCACAGGAACAGGCTTAAACACCCACCCAGACTATCGTTTTCGTGTAGCCGAAATCCTCGGTGAGTTAATCGGACAGCCATTAACCTCAGCGCCTCATTTAATGGCAGCAATGCAAAGTATGGCACCTTTTGTAAATGTGTCCAGCTCCCTTCGTAATTTGGCCCAAGATCTCGTCAAAATTTCCCACGACCTCCGTCTGATGGATTCGGGGCCAAAAACAGGTCTAAAAGAAATTCAGCTACCTCCTGTACAACCGGGCTCCTCGATTATGCCCGGCAAATATAATCCTGTGATGGCAGAAATGACATCGATGGTTTGCTTTCAGGTGATGGGCTATGACACGGCGATCGCCTATGCAGCCCAGGCTGGTCAACTCGAACTAAACGTAATGATGCCACTGATTGCCTACGATCTCATTCACAGCATCGAAATCCTTGGCAATACAATCAAAGCTCTCAGCGAAAAATGTCTTGCGGGTATCACTGCCAATGAGACCAATTGCCAAAACTTTGCCGAAGGTAGCCTTGCACTTGTCACGGCATTAAATACTCATATTGGTTATTTGAATGCAGCCGATGTGGCAAAAGAGTCGCTCAATACAGGTAAACCAATCCGCCAAATTGTTCTCGACAAAGAACTAATGGACGAGGCAACCCTTGCCCAAGTCCTTGACCTCGAAAAGATGAGTCAAATACCCACAAATTAA